In a genomic window of Rhinoderma darwinii isolate aRhiDar2 chromosome 10, aRhiDar2.hap1, whole genome shotgun sequence:
- the KCNJ1 gene encoding ATP-sensitive inward rectifier potassium channel 1: MLAYLGKKLNIHLKENKRRRARLVSKDGRCNIEFGNVEEQSRVAFLADIWTTVLDLKWRYKMTIFISAFLGSWFLFGLLWYAVAYLHKDLPEFDPPVNHTPCVVNINGLTSSFLFSLETQVTIGYGYRCVTEQCATAIFLLIAQSILGVIINSFMCGAILAKISRPKKRGKTITFSKNAVISKRGGKLCLLIRVANLRKSLLIGSHIYGKLLKTTLTPEGETIILDQVNIEFIVDAGNENLFFVSPLTIYHVIDKNSPFFEMSVETLLQHEFELVVFLDGTVEATSATCQVRTSYTPEEVLWGFRFAPIVSKTKEGKYRVDFSNFSKTVEVETPHCAFCLYNEKDTKAKLKRGYDNPAFTVTEISETTEDNETKM, encoded by the coding sequence ATgctcgcttacctggggaagaagtTAAATATCCATCTTAAAGAGAACAAGCGGCGGCGGGCACGGCTGGTATCCAAGGACGGAAGATGCAACATTGAGTTTGGGAATGTGGAAGAACAATCTAGGGTGGCTTTCCTGGCTGACATCTGGACCACAGTTCTGGACTTGAAATGGAGGTACAAGATGACCATTTTTATTTCTGCCTTTTTGGGGAGTTGGTTCCTGTTTGGTTTGCTGTGGTACGCAGTCGCCTACTTACATAAAGACCTTCCAGAGTTTGACCCCCCTGTTAATCACACCCCGTGTGTTGTAAATATTAACGGCCTGACTTCTTCATTTCTCTTCTCTTTGGAAACTCAAGTGACCATTGGCTACGGGTACCGTTGTGTGACGGAGCAGTGTGCTACAGCTATATTCCTGCTGATTGCCCAGTCAATTTTGGGGGTCATTATTAACTCTTTCATGTGTGGAGCCATCCTAGCTAAAATCTCCAGACCCAAAAAGAGAGGCAAGACCATAACTTTCAGCAAGAATGCGGTCATAAGTAAGAGAGGAGGAAAGCTGTGTCTACTCATTAGAGTAGCAAATCTAAGGAAGAGCCTTTTGATAGGGAGTCATATTTATGGAAAACTTCTAAAAACAACCCTCACCCCAGAAGGAGAGACGATTATTCTGGATCAAGTAAATATTGAGTTCATAGTGGATGCTGGAAACGAGAACCTCTTTTTTGTTTCTCCACTGACAATCTACCATGTCAttgataaaaacagtcctttttttgAGATGTCCGTGGAGACTTTACTACAACACGAATTTGAGCTTGTGGTCTTTTTAGATGGCACCGTGGAGGCGACAAGTGCTACCTGTCAGGTCCGTACATCTTACACTCCCGAAGAAGTGCTCTGGGGATTCAGATTTGCCCCAATCGTGTCAAAAACCAAGGAAGGCAAATATCGGGTAGACTTCAGTAACTTCAGCAAGACTGTCGAGGTGGAGACTCCACATTGTGCATTTTGTCTCTATAATGAGAAGGACACCAAAGCCAAACTTAAGAGGGGCTATGACAACCCAGCCTTTACGGTCACAGAGATTTCGGAAACCACTGAAGACAATGAAACTAAAATGTAA